One genomic region from Phycodurus eques isolate BA_2022a chromosome 16, UOR_Pequ_1.1, whole genome shotgun sequence encodes:
- the slc4a1a gene encoding solute carrier family 4 member 1a (Diego blood group), whose protein sequence is MDNKLTFDEPRDMSYEDRDSSFPSFPLIMRCPADRGDLCDVEIGRNNEVAPMETYIFPNNSEAYLNLNTNATTRGDAQAYVELNVLQGNTWQETGRWVGFEENFNAATGEWGPSHTSYLTFKSLIQLRKTMSTGAVIFDLNASSLSSVAENVVDALVNKNEIRASDRDALLRALLMRRSQSDRPVVTPSGDIEMQTFSVSKKRDSSDNMEASVVLSGALDLLEKPVVAFVRLRDSLVMDSALECLVPVRFVFVLVGPSQAGMDYSESGRAMGALMADWVFCLEAFLAQTDQDLTNAIADFMDCSIVIPPTEIQDLGMLEPVIKFQKRMLQDRLRPTDNRLAFGDRIKVKIPLEPPREDPLARTGYPFGGMVKDIKRRYRHYISDYTDALNPQVMAAVIFIYFAALSPAITFGGLLADKTERMMGVSELMISTSVQGVIFCIIAAQPVLVLGFSGPLLLFEEAFYTFCKSQGIEYLVGRIWVGIWLIVIVVIIVAVEGSFLVRFISRFTQEIFSILISLIFIYETFFKLFKIFKAHPLLLNYKHLNDSLESPFDKVYNKTPNGTVVIHNVPIVNPYPNTALLSMCLMLGCFFIAYFLRLFKNSTYLPGWLRRLIGDFGVPIAIFIMIAVDISIKDTYTQKLVVPKGIQVTNSDARGWFINPTGAKKNFPIWMMAACCVPAVLVFILIFLESQITTLIVSKPERKMVKGSGFHFDLLLLVTMGGISSIFGVPWLSAATVRSVTHANALTVMSKGPKPEIEKVLEQRISGILVAILVGVSIYMEPLLKMIPMTALFGIFLYMGVTSLNGIQMWDRILLLITPKKYHPSDAYATRVSTMRMHLFTLIQLVCLALLWGVKMSPFSLALPFILLLTVPLRMLMTGTLFSVMEMKCLDADNAKVTFEEDVGEDVYNESPFP, encoded by the exons ATGGACAACAAATTGACTTTTGATGAG CCCAGGGACATGTCATATGAAGACCGTGATTCCTCATTCCCCTCCTTCCCTTTGATAAT GAGGTGTCCGGCAGACCGTGGTGATCTGTGCGATGTGGAGATCGGGCGGAACAATGAGGTTGCGCCTATGGAAACGTACATCTTTCCCAATAATTCAGAAG CCTACCTCAACCTGAACACCAACGCCACCACCAGAGGCGACGCTCAG GCGTACGTAGAACTGAACGTGCTCCAGGGAAACACCTGGCAGGAGACGGGCCGCTGGGTGGGCTTTGAGGAGAACTTCAACGCCGCCACGGGGGAGTGGGGTCCTTCCCACACGTCCTACCTGACCTTCAAGAGTCTCATCCAGCTACGCAAGACCATGAGCACAG GTGCCGTCATCTTTGACCTGAACGCCAGCAGTTTGTCATCTGTGGCTGAGAATGTGGTGGACGCGCTCGTCAACAAGAACGAGATCCGAGCTAGCGATCGGGATGCTCTGCTGAGAGCGCTCCTCATGCGGCGCAG ccaGTCCGACAGACCTGTGGTCACCCCCTCGGGAGACATCGAGATGCAGACCTTTTCTGTTTCTAAAAAG AGAGACAGCTCTGACAACATGGAGGCCTCCGTCGTCCTCTCAG GTGCCCTGGACCTTCTGGAGAAGCCAGTGGTGGCTTTCGTCAGGCTTAGAGACTCTTTGGTGATGGACTCTGCGCTGGAATGTCTCGTCCCTGTGCGCTTTGTGTTCGTCCTGGTGGGCCCTAGTCAGGCTGGCATGGACTACAGCGAGAGCGGTCGTGCAATGGGGGCTCTGATGGCTGACTGG GTGTTCTGTCTGGAGGCTTTCTTAGCACAGACCGACCAGGACCTGACCAATGCCATCGCAGACTTCATGGACTGTAGTATTGTCATCCCCCCAACGGAGATCCAAGACctggggatgctggagcctgtcaTCAAGTTCCAGAAGAGGATGCTGCAGGACAGACTGCGCCCCACCGACAACCGCCTGGCCTTCGGTGACAGAATTAAAG TTAAGATACCTCTGGAGCCACCCAGAGAAGACCCCCTGGCCCGCACCGGGTATCCCTTTGGGGGGATGGTGAAAGACATCAAGCGTCGCTACCGCCACTACATCAGCGACTACACCGACGCCCTCAACCCACAGGTCATGGCCGCTGTCATCTTCATCTACTTCGCCGCCCTGTCGCCGGCCATCACCTTCGGAGGACTTTTAG CTGATAAAACAGAGAGGATGATGGGTGTGTCAGAGCTGATGATCTCCACCAGCGTCCAAGGTGTCATCTTCTGCATCATCGCCGCACAGCCTGTCCTGGTTCTCGGTTTCTCTGGACCGCTGCTGCTCTTCGAGGAGGCCTTTTACACT TTCTGCAAATCCCAGGGCATTGAGTACTTAGTGGGCCGTATCTGGGTGGGCATTTGGCTCATTGTGATTGTGGTGATCATCGTGGCGGTGGAGGGCAGCTTCCTGGTGCGCTTCATCTCCCGCTTCACCCAGGAAATCTTCTCCATCCTCATCTCCCTCATCTTCATCTACGAGACCTTCTTTAAACTCTTTAAG ATCTTCAAGGCCCACCCGTTGCTTCTGAACTACAAACACCTGAACGACTCCCTAGAGAGCCCGTTCGACAAAGTCTACAATAAGACTCCCAACGGCACAGTGGTCATCCACAACGTGCCGATTGTGAATCCCTACCCCAACACAGCGCTGCTGTCTATGTGCCTGATGTTGGGCTGTTTCTTCATAGCCTACTTCCTGCGCCTGTTCAAGAATAGCACGTACCTGCCCGGCTGG CTGCGACGCTTGATTGGAGATTTCGGGGTCCCCATCGCTATTTTCATCATGATCGCTGTGGATATCAGTATTAAGGACACCTACACTCAG AAACTGGTCGTGCCAAAAGGGATCCAGGTGACCAACTCTGACGCCCGTGGCTGGTTCATAAACCCTAcgggagcaaaaaaaaacttccccATCTGGATGATGGCCGCTTGCTGTGTACCAGCAGTCCTCGTCttcatcctcatcttcctcgAGTCCCAAATTACCAC GCTGATTGTTAGCAAACCTGAGAGGAAGATGGTCAAAGGCTCAGGTTTCCATTTTGACCTGCTCCTCCTTGTCACCATGGGTGGCATCTCATCCATATTTGGGGTTCCCTGGCTCAGTGCTGCTACGGTGCGCTCTGTCACACATGCCAACGCTCTCACCGTCATGTCCAAGGGCCCCAAACCAGAGATTGAAAAGGTGTTGGAGCAACGGATCAGCGGCATTCTTGTCGCCATCTTGGTTG GCGTCTCTATTTACATGGAGCCCCTACTGAAGATGATCCCCATGACGGCCTTGTTTGGAATCTTCCTCTACATGGGTGTCACGTCCCTGAATGGAATTCAAATGTGGGATCGAATACTTCTGTTGATCACGCCCAAGAAATACCACCCGTCCGATGCTTACGCCACCAGG GTGTCCACGATGCGCATGCACCTTTTCACGTTGATCCAGCTGGTGTGTTTGGCCCTGCTGTGGGGGGTGAAGATGAGCCCCTTCTCCCTGGCACTGCCCTTCATCCTGctgctcaccgtgccgctgcgCATGCTCATGACCGGCACACTCTTCTCAGTCATGGAGATGAAATGC TTGGATGCAGACAATGCTAAGGTGACCTTTGAAGAAGACGTCGGGGAGGATGTGTACAATGAGTCCCCATTTCCATAA